From Paraburkholderia fungorum, the proteins below share one genomic window:
- a CDS encoding flavin-containing monooxygenase codes for MNARMMPHDAAAPDACAPIDTDIAIIGSGFAGLGMAIRLRQSGITDFVIAEKADSVGGTWRDNHYPGCACDVQSHVYSFSFAPNPNWTRMFARQPEIRAYLEACTQRFDIQRHLRFGHELASATYDETRHRWQLSFANGQQWSARVLISGMGGLSRAAVPDIPGIENFKGKAFHSQHWDHAYSLEGKRVAVIGTGASAIQFVPQIAPRVAHLDLFQRTPPWIMPKADRAVKPLEQWLFKHLPFTQKIMRSALYCMLESRAFGFAVHPSLMKTAQKVAERHLRRQVPDRQLRATLTPDYTMGCKRILISNDYFPAVSRPNVSVTTTGIARVEADAVVTTDGVRHPVDCLIFGTGFQVADPFPPGVVRGRGGVDIVDTWRDGAHAYLGTALPGYPNFFMVVGPNTGLGHNSMVFMIESQVEYILRALKTMRDERADAIEVRPHVERTYNEQIQQKLGRAIWSTGGCKSWYLDPKTGRNTTLWPGFAYKFRQATSTFSIDDYLAYAPAPEQAASYASGQQPAAHEHAHEHAHGNAATSAEAT; via the coding sequence ATGAACGCACGCATGATGCCCCACGACGCCGCGGCGCCCGACGCCTGCGCGCCTATCGACACCGACATCGCCATCATCGGCTCGGGTTTTGCCGGGCTCGGCATGGCAATCCGCCTGCGGCAATCCGGCATCACCGACTTCGTCATCGCCGAAAAAGCCGACTCCGTTGGCGGTACGTGGCGCGACAACCACTACCCCGGCTGCGCGTGCGACGTCCAATCGCACGTCTATTCGTTTTCCTTCGCGCCGAATCCGAACTGGACGCGCATGTTCGCGCGTCAGCCGGAAATTCGCGCTTACCTCGAAGCGTGCACGCAGCGCTTCGATATCCAGCGGCATCTGCGCTTTGGCCATGAACTCGCCAGCGCGACTTACGACGAAACCCGCCATCGCTGGCAACTGAGCTTCGCGAACGGCCAGCAATGGTCGGCGCGCGTGCTGATCTCGGGTATGGGCGGCTTGTCGCGCGCGGCCGTGCCGGACATTCCGGGCATCGAAAACTTCAAAGGCAAGGCGTTCCACTCGCAGCATTGGGACCATGCTTATTCACTCGAAGGCAAACGCGTCGCCGTGATCGGCACCGGCGCGAGCGCGATCCAGTTCGTGCCGCAGATCGCGCCGCGCGTCGCGCATCTCGACCTGTTCCAGCGCACGCCGCCGTGGATCATGCCGAAGGCCGACCGCGCGGTGAAACCGCTCGAACAGTGGCTGTTCAAACACCTGCCGTTCACGCAAAAGATCATGCGTTCAGCGCTTTACTGCATGCTCGAATCGCGCGCGTTCGGTTTCGCGGTTCATCCTTCGCTGATGAAAACCGCACAGAAAGTCGCGGAGCGTCACCTGCGCCGCCAGGTGCCCGATCGGCAATTGCGCGCCACGCTCACGCCCGATTACACGATGGGCTGCAAGCGCATTCTGATTTCGAACGACTATTTCCCAGCGGTATCGCGTCCGAACGTGTCGGTCACGACCACCGGTATTGCGCGCGTCGAAGCGGACGCGGTGGTCACGACAGACGGCGTGCGTCATCCCGTCGACTGCCTGATCTTCGGCACCGGCTTCCAGGTGGCCGATCCATTTCCGCCGGGTGTCGTGCGCGGGCGCGGCGGCGTCGATATCGTCGACACATGGCGCGATGGTGCGCATGCGTACCTCGGCACGGCATTGCCTGGCTATCCGAACTTCTTCATGGTCGTCGGACCGAACACCGGTCTTGGCCATAACTCGATGGTGTTCATGATCGAGTCGCAGGTCGAATACATCTTGCGCGCGCTGAAAACCATGCGCGACGAACGCGCCGACGCTATCGAAGTGCGTCCGCACGTGGAGCGCACCTACAACGAGCAGATCCAGCAGAAACTCGGTCGCGCGATCTGGTCGACCGGCGGTTGCAAGAGCTGGTATCTCGATCCGAAAACCGGCAGAAACACCACGCTGTGGCCGGGATTCGCGTACAAATTCCGCCAGGCCACCAGCACGTTCAGCATCGACGATTACCTCGCTTATGCACCCGCGCCGGAGCAGGCCGCGTCTTATGCGAGCGGCCAGCAGCCCGCCGCGCATGAGCATGCCCATGAGCACGCTCATGGCAATGCGGCGACATCGGCGGAAGCGACCTGA
- a CDS encoding SDR family NAD(P)-dependent oxidoreductase: MKNFTDRVAAITGAGSGMGRSLAIQLARDGCHLALADRNAASLADTAQLAEAAAPHIVGSPLRITTRVLDVADRTAMFDWAAETVAQHDRVNLVFNNAGVALSSTIEGMDYADLEWIVGINFWGVVHGTKAFLPHLKASGEGHIVNTSSVFGLFSQPGMSGYNATKFAVRGFTEALRQELDLMKCGVSATCVHPGGIRTSIAQSSRIASNMVGFMLENEQQGKDDFEKFFITTADEAARVILDGVRKNRRRVLIGRDARAADWLARTLPAAYQALVVMQTRRMKRIAEKRARRAAQVDGKRA, encoded by the coding sequence ATGAAGAACTTCACCGACAGAGTGGCCGCCATCACCGGCGCAGGTTCGGGCATGGGCCGCTCGCTCGCGATCCAGCTTGCGCGTGACGGCTGCCATCTCGCCCTCGCCGACCGCAATGCCGCGAGCCTCGCCGACACCGCGCAACTCGCGGAAGCCGCCGCGCCGCATATCGTCGGCTCGCCGCTGCGGATCACGACGCGCGTGCTCGACGTCGCGGACCGCACGGCCATGTTCGACTGGGCCGCCGAAACGGTCGCCCAACATGACCGCGTCAATCTCGTGTTCAACAACGCGGGCGTGGCTCTGTCGAGCACCATCGAAGGAATGGACTATGCCGACCTCGAATGGATTGTCGGCATCAACTTCTGGGGCGTCGTACACGGCACAAAAGCGTTTTTGCCGCATCTCAAAGCATCTGGCGAAGGACATATCGTCAATACATCGAGCGTATTCGGTCTGTTTTCGCAGCCGGGCATGAGCGGCTACAACGCGACCAAATTCGCCGTGCGCGGTTTCACCGAAGCGCTGCGGCAGGAACTCGATCTGATGAAATGCGGCGTATCGGCAACCTGCGTGCATCCGGGCGGAATCCGCACGTCGATTGCGCAGTCGAGCCGCATTGCGTCGAACATGGTCGGCTTCATGCTCGAAAACGAACAGCAGGGCAAGGACGACTTCGAGAAGTTCTTCATCACTACCGCCGACGAAGCCGCGCGCGTGATTCTCGACGGCGTGCGCAAAAACAGACGGCGCGTGCTGATCGGCCGTGATGCGCGGGCGGCAGACTGGCTGGCGCGCACGTTGCCGGCCGCGTATCAGGCGCTGGTCGTGATGCAAACGCGCCGGATGAAACGCATCGCCGAAAAACGCGCGCGACGCGCCGCGCAGGTCGACGGCAAGCGCGCGTGA